One Streptomyces hundungensis DNA segment encodes these proteins:
- a CDS encoding DUF6230 family protein — protein MRFPRLERTTGRNPSSASDYPAEPQPDDAPPVSDPLPRTSGTDWRRFALVAAVAAVLAAAVAGTTTAVALPVSFSVAGSSFQVSAEHLHGKGAVQFAAFTRDASGSNHPVAVAGINSASMSQLCESSVAHTPFGSVTLTIRSGDTEPVIARNLVLDLDHLDGDLRFGHAELGRDAGELDAVPGVHGTPGAFGQQAQTLDIDGMRLTSWSVTAGSFDLRGARMSVRGGDHPCF, from the coding sequence ATGCGTTTCCCGCGCCTCGAACGCACCACGGGGAGGAACCCGTCATCGGCTTCGGATTACCCGGCCGAGCCCCAGCCCGATGACGCGCCTCCCGTCTCCGATCCCCTACCGCGCACGTCGGGAACGGACTGGCGGCGCTTCGCTCTCGTGGCGGCCGTCGCCGCCGTGCTGGCCGCAGCCGTCGCCGGCACCACCACCGCGGTCGCCCTGCCGGTCTCCTTCTCCGTCGCGGGCAGCTCGTTCCAGGTGTCCGCGGAGCACCTCCACGGCAAAGGCGCCGTACAGTTCGCCGCGTTCACCCGGGACGCCTCCGGTTCGAACCACCCCGTGGCTGTCGCCGGCATCAACAGCGCCAGTATGAGCCAGCTGTGCGAGTCCTCGGTGGCGCACACTCCCTTCGGGTCCGTCACCCTCACCATCCGGTCGGGCGACACCGAACCCGTGATCGCCCGTAACCTGGTCCTCGACCTCGACCACCTCGACGGCGACCTGCGCTTCGGCCACGCCGAACTGGGCCGCGACGCCGGGGAGTTGGACGCCGTCCCCGGCGTACACGGCACACCTGGGGCCTTCGGACAGCAGGCCCAGACCCTGGACATCGACGGGATGCGGCTCACTTCGTGGTCCGTGACGGCGGGCTCCTTCGACCTGCGCGGAGCACGCATGTCCGTGCGGGGCGGTGACCACCCGTGCTTCTGA
- a CDS encoding RBBP9/YdeN family alpha/beta hydrolase: MKRWWEVVAYVVVPGIDGSDEQHWQTLWERQWGTSAVRISPVSWSAPELDDWVGAVQEAYDDASRRDSHIVLVAHSLGCWAVSTWLDRNPSSPVGGAFLVAPPDPRAPVFPRQVAATFVEVSARPLPYPTLVVASANDPFCTSEVSAGLALRWDARWHLAGAYGHLNSASGLGSWRRGRELLDTLTRD; encoded by the coding sequence GTGAAACGGTGGTGGGAAGTGGTCGCGTACGTCGTCGTCCCGGGTATCGACGGCTCGGACGAACAGCACTGGCAGACCTTGTGGGAGCGGCAGTGGGGCACCTCGGCGGTGAGGATCTCCCCGGTCTCGTGGTCCGCCCCCGAGCTGGACGACTGGGTCGGGGCTGTTCAGGAGGCGTACGACGACGCTTCCCGGCGGGACAGCCACATTGTGCTGGTGGCCCACAGCCTGGGCTGTTGGGCTGTGTCCACCTGGCTGGACCGCAATCCCTCCAGCCCGGTGGGCGGCGCATTCCTCGTCGCACCGCCCGACCCGAGGGCTCCGGTGTTCCCGCGCCAGGTGGCCGCGACGTTCGTCGAGGTGTCGGCACGACCGTTGCCGTACCCGACCCTGGTGGTGGCCAGCGCCAATGACCCGTTCTGCACCTCCGAGGTGTCCGCCGGTTTGGCACTGCGGTGGGATGCGCGGTGGCATCTGGCGGGTGCGTACGGCCACCTCAACTCCGCCAGCGGACTGGGCTCTTGGCGGCGCGGCCGTGAACTCCTGGACACGCTGACCCGGGATTGA
- a CDS encoding SRPBCC family protein, with product MWVYEHGIETGAAREAIWRLWADVENWGAWNAEIEKIEFRGPFAEGAEITMTPPGDEPVALRVTEVSEGELFTDEARFDDLVLRTTHRLLPLDEGRTRVVYRMEITGDGADEVGPQIGPGITADWPETMAALVDLAARS from the coding sequence ATGTGGGTGTACGAGCACGGCATCGAGACCGGCGCCGCACGCGAGGCGATCTGGCGGCTTTGGGCCGACGTGGAGAACTGGGGTGCGTGGAACGCCGAGATCGAGAAGATCGAGTTCCGGGGCCCGTTCGCCGAAGGCGCCGAGATCACGATGACCCCTCCCGGGGACGAGCCGGTGGCCCTGCGTGTCACCGAAGTCAGCGAGGGCGAACTGTTCACCGACGAGGCCCGCTTCGACGATCTCGTCCTGCGCACCACCCATCGCCTCCTCCCGCTCGACGAGGGACGCACCCGGGTGGTGTACCGAATGGAGATCACCGGTGACGGCGCGGACGAGGTCGGCCCTCAGATCGGTCCGGGCATCACCGCGGACTGGCCCGAGACCATGGCCGCGCTGGTCGACCTCGCGGCACGGAGCTGA
- a CDS encoding aldehyde dehydrogenase family protein: MRPCPYTYRELLGPVVARALAAATLPTASHDAAPMHSGMSSRPAPPPPTCSAADAREAVARAREAHQTWLAAGAEARGAAITRLRAEVSLRRHVLEGALGHSTGLGAADAAEECWDADRVLRHGTGGFGAALHRWSRLPHRVHVPDRLDVTPAVTVSYGDDARPLASLFEGALPALLRGGAVVTEVSARSAPTALTVSALARDAGLPPGAWQVVVRGEAADGIRDAGLRAVLAEHADALASLCCPPGAVGTDRPRPPCMLVLRHDGSARAAARGAVRGCFTRAGRGCAATPLIVVHASRAEDFLENFIHRAASFTGTTALANERQYIRLTEWTDTAVAAGARALVPRPRAAGNRPGGAPPVPDPVILTDPGHLHDVRPDIPLGPVALVLRFTRWAEVLDHARHTGRHLSVFTRTRLSQLVPQFAGLPAHRIHLNQPPRPGLLP, translated from the coding sequence ATGCGTCCGTGCCCCTACACCTACAGGGAGTTGCTCGGCCCCGTCGTGGCCCGCGCCCTCGCCGCGGCCACCTTGCCGACCGCGTCCCACGACGCCGCCCCCATGCACAGCGGCATGTCGAGCCGTCCTGCGCCACCGCCGCCGACATGCTCCGCTGCCGACGCCCGCGAGGCCGTCGCCCGGGCGCGCGAGGCGCACCAAACCTGGCTGGCGGCCGGAGCCGAAGCCAGGGGCGCCGCGATCACCCGCCTACGTGCGGAGGTCTCCCTACGGAGGCACGTACTTGAAGGAGCGTTGGGCCACAGCACGGGACTCGGCGCGGCAGACGCGGCGGAGGAGTGCTGGGACGCCGACCGAGTACTGCGTCACGGCACGGGCGGTTTCGGAGCGGCGCTGCACAGATGGAGCCGCTTGCCCCACCGCGTACACGTCCCGGACCGCCTCGACGTCACTCCAGCGGTGACCGTCTCCTACGGAGACGACGCCCGCCCTCTGGCCTCCCTGTTCGAAGGCGCGCTGCCCGCCCTGCTGAGAGGCGGCGCGGTGGTCACCGAGGTGAGTGCGCGCAGCGCACCGACGGCCCTGACGGTGTCGGCCCTGGCCCGAGACGCGGGCCTGCCGCCCGGCGCGTGGCAGGTGGTCGTACGCGGCGAGGCAGCGGACGGCATCCGCGACGCAGGACTGCGCGCCGTCCTCGCCGAACACGCCGACGCATTGGCCTCGTTGTGCTGCCCGCCGGGCGCGGTCGGGACGGATCGTCCACGGCCACCGTGCATGCTCGTGCTGCGGCACGACGGCAGCGCCCGTGCGGCGGCACGCGGAGCCGTACGGGGCTGCTTCACCCGCGCCGGCCGCGGCTGCGCCGCCACACCGCTCATCGTGGTCCACGCATCACGCGCCGAGGACTTCCTGGAGAACTTCATCCACCGGGCGGCCTCCTTCACCGGGACGACAGCGTTGGCGAACGAACGTCAATACATCCGCCTGACGGAATGGACGGACACCGCCGTCGCGGCCGGGGCTCGGGCCCTCGTTCCCCGCCCGCGCGCGGCAGGGAACCGTCCCGGCGGCGCGCCGCCCGTACCCGACCCCGTCATCCTCACCGACCCCGGCCACCTGCACGACGTACGGCCGGACATCCCGCTGGGGCCGGTCGCCCTCGTGCTGCGCTTCACCCGCTGGGCAGAGGTTCTGGACCATGCCCGCCACACCGGACGCCACCTGAGCGTCTTCACCCGCACACGACTCTCCCAACTGGTCCCCCAATTCGCCGGCTTGCCCGCCCACCGCATTCACCTGAACCAGCCACCCCGGCCCGGCCTGCTCCCCTGA
- a CDS encoding MarR family winged helix-turn-helix transcriptional regulator has translation MRPEESPGLLLWHATLRWQRGIAVALTPLGLTHVQFVLLACAWWLNSQGEHPNQLALARQAGTDVKMTSQVLRTLEQKGLVEREVDPTDTRAKRLRVTSLGADLAPRAIAAVERVDAQFFEPVPLDDAIALLGRLAHPDA, from the coding sequence TTGCGGCCCGAGGAGAGTCCTGGCCTCCTGCTCTGGCACGCCACCCTGCGATGGCAGCGCGGCATCGCCGTAGCCCTGACGCCTCTTGGTCTGACCCACGTGCAGTTCGTGCTCCTCGCCTGCGCCTGGTGGCTGAACAGCCAGGGCGAGCACCCCAACCAACTGGCGCTCGCCCGCCAGGCGGGCACCGACGTCAAGATGACCTCCCAGGTACTGCGCACCCTGGAACAGAAGGGTCTGGTCGAACGCGAGGTCGACCCCACTGACACGCGCGCCAAGCGACTGCGCGTCACCAGCCTTGGCGCCGACCTGGCCCCTCGTGCGATCGCCGCCGTCGAACGGGTCGACGCGCAGTTCTTCGAGCCCGTCCCTCTCGACGACGCGATTGCTCTGCTCGGCCGCCTGGCTCATCCCGATGCCTGA
- a CDS encoding alpha/beta fold hydrolase, with translation MVNYVLVAGARLGSWAWDEVVPRLRAAGHGVHPLTLSGLAEKQGVPAGQQTHVQDIVDEVERQDLHDVVLVGHSYAGIPVGQAAERIGDRLARVVFVDSSVPAHGETFVSAWPDGGEMVRASIAENGGFWPVAPASHFEGHGLTDEQVARIVRGSTPHPGATLTEPAVMERPLGDLPATYIKCTLGDPEPSDDVAELLAGEHWQLIEMDTGHWPMLSQPRELAQILLDTVGA, from the coding sequence ATGGTGAACTACGTGCTGGTTGCAGGTGCGCGTCTCGGGTCGTGGGCGTGGGACGAGGTGGTACCGCGGCTGAGAGCGGCCGGCCACGGGGTCCACCCGCTGACGCTGTCCGGACTCGCCGAGAAACAAGGCGTGCCGGCCGGGCAGCAGACGCACGTTCAGGACATCGTCGACGAGGTCGAGCGTCAGGATCTGCACGACGTCGTCCTGGTGGGTCACAGTTATGCGGGCATCCCCGTCGGTCAGGCCGCCGAGCGGATCGGCGACCGGCTGGCACGCGTGGTCTTCGTCGACTCCAGCGTTCCGGCCCATGGCGAAACATTCGTCTCCGCCTGGCCGGACGGCGGAGAGATGGTGAGGGCGTCGATCGCCGAGAACGGGGGATTCTGGCCGGTCGCCCCCGCATCCCACTTCGAGGGTCACGGCCTCACCGATGAGCAGGTCGCACGGATCGTTCGCGGCTCGACGCCGCACCCGGGCGCCACACTGACCGAACCCGCCGTGATGGAACGCCCGCTCGGTGACCTCCCGGCGACCTACATCAAGTGCACGCTCGGTGACCCCGAGCCGAGCGACGACGTGGCAGAGCTACTGGCCGGCGAGCACTGGCAGCTGATCGAGATGGACACCGGCCACTGGCCGATGCTCTCCCAGCCGCGCGAACTGGCGCAGATCCTCCTCGACACGGTCGGCGCGTGA
- a CDS encoding alpha/beta hydrolase has product MRSHEADDAQKAPVITVSPTARRVLGVGLALAACLTFSPVLATAAETPAPNNSGAGLDRYYRQHLDWGSCIKGPDDTTGRDLDQAGVQCADVTVPLDYARPRGRTITVAISRLKAADTRHRIGAILLNNGGPGGPALQSPPQARTSMKEVGARYDIVGFDPRFIGRSTALDCGLPVGMTWLSAGADRAGFDRQVALQKSLADKCRATDAAVLPYITTRNTARDMDVIRGTLGERKISFLGYSYGTYLGTVYTQMFPGRYDRMVLDGAINPGDYRPRLLKGTERENEKALSDWAAWAAGHHDSYGLGHSRTEVLATVDRIVAAASRGPLTIGSGANAFRIDDSQVPLLLLSGLADDTTPARASFGELVSVLAKASEGRPTTVPPALVPELRYVLRGEGEPTGAQSAVICGDVPAARDPELYWRDIERNRTAHPLFGALTNNINPCAFWDSPREEPTRVRRDAPALIVAATGDPRTTYKGSVELRKQLPSSRLVTLAGANRHALFGRYGNACVDDQVNRYLATGKLPATDRTCVKQAG; this is encoded by the coding sequence ATGCGATCACACGAAGCGGACGATGCACAAAAAGCCCCCGTTATCACTGTCAGCCCCACCGCACGCCGCGTCCTGGGCGTGGGCCTCGCCCTCGCCGCCTGCCTCACGTTCTCCCCCGTCCTCGCCACGGCCGCCGAGACCCCGGCCCCGAACAACTCCGGCGCCGGACTGGACCGGTACTACCGCCAGCACCTCGACTGGGGCAGTTGCATCAAGGGCCCCGACGACACCACGGGTCGCGATCTGGATCAGGCAGGCGTGCAGTGCGCGGACGTCACCGTGCCCCTGGACTACGCGCGCCCCCGGGGGCGCACGATCACCGTGGCGATCTCCCGGCTCAAGGCCGCCGACACACGTCACCGCATCGGCGCGATCCTCCTCAACAACGGCGGTCCGGGCGGTCCCGCGCTCCAGTCCCCGCCGCAGGCCCGTACGTCGATGAAGGAGGTAGGCGCGCGCTACGACATCGTCGGCTTCGACCCGCGCTTCATCGGGCGCAGCACCGCGCTGGACTGCGGACTGCCCGTCGGTATGACCTGGCTGTCCGCCGGCGCCGACCGGGCGGGCTTCGACCGCCAGGTCGCCCTTCAGAAGAGCCTGGCCGACAAGTGCCGGGCCACCGATGCCGCGGTGCTCCCGTACATCACCACCCGCAACACGGCCCGCGACATGGACGTCATCCGCGGCACGCTCGGCGAGCGGAAGATCTCCTTCCTCGGCTACTCGTACGGCACCTACCTGGGCACGGTCTACACGCAGATGTTCCCCGGCCGCTACGACCGGATGGTGCTGGACGGGGCGATCAACCCGGGCGACTACCGCCCCCGACTGCTGAAGGGCACCGAGCGCGAGAACGAGAAGGCGCTGTCCGACTGGGCCGCCTGGGCCGCGGGGCACCACGACAGTTACGGCCTCGGCCACAGCCGAACCGAGGTGCTCGCCACCGTCGATCGCATCGTCGCGGCGGCCTCGCGCGGTCCGCTGACGATCGGCTCCGGCGCCAACGCCTTCCGGATCGACGACAGCCAGGTGCCGCTCCTGCTGCTCTCGGGCCTCGCGGACGACACCACCCCGGCGCGGGCGTCGTTCGGCGAGCTGGTTTCCGTACTGGCCAAAGCCAGTGAAGGACGGCCGACGACCGTGCCGCCGGCACTCGTCCCGGAGCTCCGGTACGTGCTGCGCGGTGAGGGCGAGCCCACCGGCGCGCAGTCCGCCGTCATCTGCGGGGACGTGCCCGCCGCGCGGGATCCCGAGCTCTATTGGCGCGACATCGAGCGCAACCGCACCGCGCACCCGCTGTTCGGCGCTCTCACCAACAACATCAACCCCTGCGCCTTCTGGGACTCGCCTCGCGAAGAGCCCACCCGGGTGCGGCGCGATGCCCCGGCTCTGATCGTCGCCGCCACCGGTGACCCGCGTACGACGTACAAGGGAAGCGTCGAGCTTCGCAAGCAGCTGCCGAGTTCCAGGCTGGTCACCCTCGCGGGCGCCAACCGGCACGCCCTCTTCGGGCGCTACGGCAACGCGTGCGTGGACGACCAGGTCAACCGGTACCTGGCCACCGGCAAGCTGCCGGCCACGGACCGGACCTGCGTCAAGCAAGCGGGGTAG
- a CDS encoding CGNR zinc finger domain-containing protein has product MRSMEDFVTDEATPPTAPGEDEHPALALANSAPALTGGHTADLLSTPVQAERWLARRELAPPDAGLAEVCASRLRSLREQVRSLLASQVAGQTPPPAAVAAINDAMTRVPTAPLLLWDEETGPCRVAPHPVTAIVEHALAVIAADAADLLTSPDAARLTACASPPCNRFLLKHGRRQWCSTRCGDRARAARAYARRTATD; this is encoded by the coding sequence ATGAGAAGCATGGAAGACTTCGTAACGGATGAAGCCACTCCGCCGACGGCACCCGGCGAGGACGAGCACCCCGCCCTGGCGCTGGCCAACAGTGCTCCCGCCCTGACCGGCGGGCACACTGCGGACCTCCTGAGCACCCCGGTGCAGGCCGAGCGGTGGCTGGCGCGGCGCGAACTCGCCCCGCCCGACGCCGGCTTGGCGGAGGTGTGCGCGTCACGGCTGCGCTCGTTGCGCGAACAGGTCAGGTCGCTCCTGGCCTCCCAGGTCGCCGGACAGACCCCGCCGCCCGCCGCCGTCGCGGCGATCAACGACGCGATGACCCGCGTGCCCACCGCGCCCCTTCTGCTGTGGGACGAGGAGACCGGGCCCTGCCGCGTCGCTCCCCACCCCGTCACCGCGATCGTCGAGCACGCCCTGGCCGTCATCGCCGCCGACGCCGCCGACCTGCTGACCAGCCCCGACGCCGCCCGCCTGACCGCCTGCGCCTCCCCGCCCTGCAACCGGTTCCTGCTCAAGCACGGCCGCCGCCAGTGGTGCTCCACCCGCTGCGGCGACCGCGCCCGCGCCGCCCGCGCGTACGCCCGCCGAACCGCGACGGATTGA
- a CDS encoding Lrp/AsnC family transcriptional regulator: protein MESLDRIDRNILALLQADGRLTGAEVGRRVGLSQPAASARIQRLERNGVITGYRAVVDPVALGLNIHATIRLRTTHAQLPHALTFASRTPEIASTLRVTGEDCLIFDVYCPQAERLEEVVDALARYGPVTTSLVLRVYPQKPLTEAASTTS, encoded by the coding sequence ATGGAATCACTCGACCGGATAGACCGGAACATCCTCGCCCTGCTCCAGGCCGACGGCCGGCTGACCGGTGCGGAGGTGGGGCGCCGCGTCGGACTGTCCCAACCCGCGGCCAGCGCGCGCATCCAACGTCTGGAGAGGAACGGCGTCATCACCGGCTACCGGGCTGTGGTCGACCCGGTGGCCCTCGGGCTGAACATCCACGCGACCATCCGCCTGCGTACCACGCACGCCCAGCTCCCCCACGCCTTGACCTTCGCCTCCAGGACGCCCGAGATCGCCTCCACCCTCAGAGTCACCGGCGAAGACTGCCTCATCTTCGACGTCTACTGCCCACAGGCGGAACGACTCGAAGAAGTCGTCGACGCACTTGCCCGTTACGGCCCCGTCACCACGTCCCTCGTGCTCCGTGTCTACCCCCAAAAGCCGCTGACCGAAGCCGCGTCGACAACGTCATGA
- a CDS encoding MBL fold metallo-hydrolase, translating to MSSPTLRTVPFPVRVFGGPTALFEYGGLRFLTDPTFDGPGAHPSPNVLLTKTASAGGSQDDLGRIDVVLLSHDEHADNLDTSGRALLADVPLTLTTPGGGERLGESATGLVDWQSVALERRDGGPGTVTVTGVPAIHGPGKREDVEPITGQVVGFVLTGEGLPTVYVSGDNASLDAVREIAERFAPIDTALLFAGAPRFREIFDGEVLVLDSAQAAQAAKILDAGRVVPVHYDSWAHFTEGRDELVAAFAAAGLTDRVDFGVRG from the coding sequence GTGTCTTCTCCGACGCTGCGCACCGTCCCGTTCCCCGTCCGCGTCTTTGGTGGCCCGACCGCGCTCTTCGAATACGGCGGCCTGCGCTTTCTCACCGACCCGACCTTCGACGGCCCCGGCGCGCACCCGTCACCGAACGTCCTGCTGACCAAGACGGCGTCGGCCGGTGGCAGCCAGGACGATCTCGGTCGCATCGACGTGGTCCTGCTCTCGCACGACGAGCACGCCGACAACCTCGACACCTCCGGCCGGGCGCTGCTCGCCGATGTCCCGCTGACGCTCACCACCCCCGGCGGCGGAGAGCGCCTCGGGGAGTCGGCCACCGGCCTCGTCGACTGGCAGTCGGTCGCGCTCGAGCGCCGGGACGGCGGCCCGGGCACGGTCACCGTTACGGGCGTCCCCGCCATCCACGGCCCCGGCAAGCGTGAGGACGTCGAGCCGATCACCGGCCAGGTCGTCGGATTCGTCCTGACCGGCGAGGGTCTGCCCACCGTCTACGTGAGCGGCGACAACGCCTCTCTCGACGCGGTCAGGGAGATCGCCGAGCGCTTCGCCCCGATCGACACGGCCCTGCTCTTCGCCGGAGCACCCCGTTTCCGCGAGATCTTCGACGGTGAGGTGCTCGTCCTGGACAGCGCCCAGGCCGCCCAGGCCGCGAAGATCCTGGACGCCGGACGCGTGGTCCCTGTCCACTACGACAGTTGGGCGCACTTCACCGAAGGGCGCGACGAGTTGGTCGCCGCCTTCGCCGCCGCCGGTCTCACCGACCGCGTCGACTTCGGTGTCCGCGGCTGA
- a CDS encoding helix-turn-helix domain-containing protein, whose translation MNHLDPPSATGRPEPVSQRPEGSACADPAARITFGEALHEALRADGLSLQRLHHHLGERGISVSPATLSHWQRGRSQPEREQSLQAVAAIEVILGMPQGALQTLLTTRRPRGRALALRSPVPEALSRVLSPGAPLEVALGPDAYRFNEGLVTLSVQETLFLDDQGCIARYMVNHVVRALCDGVRHLTAHHNFDDPDTPSVQVTVNCGRLEALRFRQEVRSAIFDVGFGRTLRRGETAIIDYTLDVGPRWRSSDHHERTLPVPVRHYLLHIFFHPRRLPSSVHGYYRQSSERTAEDIRPLSLDASHSVHIMPAKCHAGLYGIAWKRHALPAAAPSGPRGE comes from the coding sequence ATGAACCACTTGGACCCACCGTCGGCGACGGGCCGCCCCGAGCCCGTGTCACAGCGTCCCGAAGGGAGTGCGTGCGCGGATCCGGCTGCCAGAATCACCTTCGGCGAGGCGCTGCACGAGGCGCTCAGGGCGGACGGCCTGTCGCTCCAGCGTCTGCACCACCATCTCGGCGAGCGCGGCATCTCGGTGAGCCCGGCGACGCTCAGCCACTGGCAGCGCGGGCGCAGCCAGCCCGAACGGGAGCAGTCGCTCCAAGCGGTGGCCGCGATCGAGGTCATCCTCGGCATGCCGCAGGGTGCTTTGCAGACCCTGCTCACCACCCGCCGCCCCCGCGGCAGGGCGCTGGCGCTGAGGAGCCCGGTGCCCGAGGCCCTGTCCCGCGTCCTGAGCCCGGGCGCGCCCCTTGAGGTGGCCCTCGGCCCCGACGCGTACCGCTTCAACGAGGGCCTGGTCACCCTGTCCGTACAGGAGACACTCTTCCTGGACGACCAGGGGTGCATCGCGCGCTACATGGTGAACCATGTCGTACGCGCCCTGTGCGACGGCGTCCGCCATCTGACGGCCCATCACAATTTTGATGACCCCGACACACCCTCGGTCCAGGTCACCGTCAACTGTGGTCGTCTGGAGGCGCTCCGCTTCCGCCAGGAGGTGCGTTCCGCGATCTTCGACGTCGGGTTCGGCCGGACCCTGCGACGCGGAGAGACCGCGATCATCGACTACACCCTCGACGTCGGGCCGCGCTGGCGGTCCTCCGACCATCACGAACGCACCCTGCCCGTACCCGTGCGGCACTATCTGCTGCACATCTTCTTCCACCCGAGACGCCTGCCGTCATCCGTGCACGGCTACTACCGGCAGAGCTCGGAACGCACGGCCGAGGACATCCGACCGCTTTCCCTGGACGCGTCCCACAGCGTGCACATCATGCCCGCGAAATGCCATGCAGGTCTCTACGGCATCGCCTGGAAGCGACACGCGCTGCCGGCCGCCGCGCCTTCGGGCCCACGCGGGGAATGA
- a CDS encoding S1 family peptidase, with the protein MVAGAVPAHGASGEASPTPGGQYQQDMVHALAGSLGISDDAAVRRLDSQAHQQAVLAALRGPDADPRGAWFDRAGRLTLNVPDAQAARRVEAAGLKARISGHTSSELDRVKAELDRAAAAHGLPAGVRGWGVDPAADKVVVQVGDKVTAADQAFLKKAESFGSAVAVRSGGGKAVSMATTIYPGSRMDYGNHYCSVGFGAQDSSGRQVLVTAGHCVETSPDLYFNGTHFAKGTTTRFHHGRDSVDMGLASVDNGTVITPQIGTWGNGSNVAVSGSRRAPVGSDVCKSGATSHWTCGSIQSYNYSVTYTDPGQPATLVTNVGLSDVCDLGGDSGGPWVSGHQGQGMTSGGQNDNQCDGVYGQGVSYFEPLDDTLQYYGLTLNTA; encoded by the coding sequence ATGGTCGCTGGGGCCGTGCCGGCGCACGGCGCCTCAGGGGAGGCGTCCCCCACCCCCGGCGGGCAGTATCAGCAGGACATGGTGCACGCACTCGCCGGCTCGCTCGGCATCAGCGACGACGCCGCTGTGCGGAGGCTCGACTCCCAGGCCCATCAGCAGGCGGTACTCGCCGCACTGCGCGGTCCGGACGCCGACCCCCGCGGAGCCTGGTTCGACCGCGCCGGGAGACTCACCCTCAACGTGCCCGACGCCCAGGCGGCCCGACGTGTCGAGGCCGCCGGCCTCAAAGCCCGTATATCCGGGCACACTTCGAGCGAGCTGGACCGCGTCAAGGCCGAGCTGGACCGCGCTGCCGCCGCACACGGTCTGCCGGCCGGAGTGCGCGGCTGGGGTGTGGATCCCGCCGCGGACAAGGTCGTGGTCCAGGTGGGCGACAAGGTGACGGCCGCCGACCAGGCGTTCCTCAAGAAGGCCGAGTCCTTCGGGTCGGCCGTCGCCGTGCGAAGCGGCGGCGGCAAGGCTGTCTCGATGGCCACGACCATCTACCCCGGCAGCCGCATGGACTACGGCAACCACTACTGCTCGGTCGGCTTCGGCGCCCAGGACTCGTCCGGTCGTCAGGTCCTGGTCACCGCCGGCCATTGCGTCGAGACCTCGCCCGATCTGTACTTCAACGGCACGCACTTCGCCAAGGGCACCACCACCCGCTTCCACCACGGCCGGGACAGCGTCGACATGGGACTCGCGTCCGTCGACAACGGGACCGTGATCACTCCGCAGATCGGCACTTGGGGCAACGGCTCCAACGTCGCCGTCTCGGGCAGCCGAAGGGCGCCTGTTGGTTCCGACGTCTGCAAGTCCGGCGCCACCTCCCACTGGACCTGCGGTTCGATCCAGTCCTACAACTACTCGGTGACCTACACCGATCCGGGGCAGCCCGCCACGCTGGTGACTAATGTCGGGCTGAGCGATGTATGTGACCTCGGCGGTGACAGCGGAGGGCCCTGGGTCTCCGGTCACCAGGGCCAGGGCATGACCTCGGGCGGGCAGAACGACAACCAGTGTGACGGCGTCTACGGACAGGGCGTCTCCTACTTCGAGCCCCTCGACGACACCCTCCAGTACTACGGCCTGACCCTCAACACCGCCTGA
- a CDS encoding DUF6114 domain-containing protein translates to MLLKRCLAGRPSGAALIVLASAGEMASFPLGRPSYLALQGSNGALALAVAAGLAVCGVHMWLVPTRAARSGWAAIALGVVSYPFANLGGFLIGMALALVGGALAAAWRTAPAHPDAT, encoded by the coding sequence GTGCTTCTGAAACGGTGCTTGGCCGGGCGGCCGTCGGGCGCCGCCCTCATCGTGCTCGCCTCAGCGGGAGAAATGGCGTCCTTCCCACTCGGACGGCCGTCCTACCTCGCCCTCCAGGGCTCCAATGGCGCGCTCGCCCTCGCGGTGGCGGCCGGACTGGCCGTATGCGGCGTACACATGTGGCTCGTGCCGACCCGGGCCGCCCGCAGTGGGTGGGCGGCCATCGCACTGGGCGTGGTGTCCTACCCGTTCGCCAACCTTGGCGGATTCCTCATCGGTATGGCACTCGCTCTGGTGGGAGGCGCACTGGCAGCCGCGTGGCGGACGGCTCCTGCGCACCCCGACGCAACGTGA